A region of Halalkaliarchaeum desulfuricum DNA encodes the following proteins:
- a CDS encoding response regulator transcription factor has product MKEHGPERDSDYRLLVVDDQTAIRDLLEHRLETEGFDVETVSDGRSALDQLREEGTAFDAVVLDVSMPNMDGFETLRRIQNLDRPPLTMMVSGRKSEREQIRAFELGAVDYVTKPFKPRVLVVRLESHLDRYWGNAPGSDGDSTARKATEEETTAKTTSAAETGSEPETDAETEDSEGDDWPGSWTPGVEGDQ; this is encoded by the coding sequence ATGAAAGAACACGGACCGGAGAGAGATAGCGATTATCGACTGCTGGTGGTCGACGACCAGACGGCGATCCGCGACCTGCTGGAACATCGGCTCGAAACCGAGGGATTCGACGTCGAGACGGTGTCCGACGGACGGTCGGCGCTAGATCAACTCCGCGAGGAGGGGACCGCCTTTGATGCCGTCGTGCTCGACGTTTCGATGCCGAACATGGACGGCTTCGAGACGCTCCGCCGGATCCAGAACCTGGACCGCCCGCCGCTCACGATGATGGTGAGCGGGCGCAAAAGCGAACGCGAACAGATACGGGCGTTCGAACTCGGAGCCGTCGACTACGTGACGAAACCGTTCAAACCACGCGTGCTCGTCGTTCGACTCGAAAGTCATCTGGATCGCTACTGGGGGAACGCGCCGGGCTCGGACGGGGACTCGACGGCGCGAAAAGCGACGGAGGAAGAGACAACGGCGAAGACAACATCAGCGGCGGAAACAGGCTCCGAACCGGAAACAGACGCCGAAACAGAGGACAGTGAGGGAGACGACTGGCCAGGCTCCTGGACACCCGGAGTGGAGGGCGACCAATGA
- a CDS encoding HEAT repeat domain-containing protein: protein MTLISATDAPAAGVPATGTPTPVVPAQALDAHLPLEIVIWAGVIVLALLIVSGTMTLGKSISEYYADRRREAVEQAVRTQLYERIDADNPRSPEDDDESGRDGQSDLESWITSLSETERDVLESQIRDLVGVISGSDRDRLVEMAELLGLREEAVAGIESGNRHERLRGLSTILAFDWTLETEWLADTLGDSRAEREAAIRLLAVQPTEDDRWLGTDLAFAGGQLSIYGVDSLFRLVRTDPAPLLHHLDRGEIEDTELLVQALLVVGHAKTTTGDPPMEGVVRLLDHDSAPVRAEACRALGGYGWRENIRNVVDVGALASDPDPKVRIGIYRTLVEWRDRDAVDQLVEAAQRETDPRAKLTALRGLGDEAAWVLETDLDRKSAARLQPWIDVEGTLQPRRDTVL from the coding sequence ATGACGCTGATATCGGCGACAGATGCGCCGGCGGCTGGGGTGCCGGCGACAGGGACCCCGACGCCAGTCGTTCCCGCACAGGCGCTAGACGCACATCTCCCGCTGGAAATTGTCATCTGGGCAGGGGTCATCGTGCTGGCGCTTTTGATCGTGTCAGGGACGATGACACTCGGGAAGTCGATCTCGGAATACTACGCCGATCGTCGCCGCGAGGCCGTCGAGCAGGCGGTCAGAACCCAGTTGTACGAGCGGATCGACGCCGACAACCCGAGGAGCCCAGAAGATGACGACGAGTCCGGGAGAGACGGACAGTCCGACCTGGAGTCGTGGATAACGTCGCTCTCGGAGACGGAGCGCGACGTCCTGGAATCCCAGATCCGCGATCTCGTGGGGGTGATCTCCGGAAGCGACCGCGATCGGCTCGTCGAGATGGCGGAGCTACTCGGGCTCCGGGAGGAAGCCGTGGCGGGGATCGAGTCGGGCAACCGCCACGAGCGGCTCCGGGGACTGTCGACGATTCTCGCGTTCGACTGGACGCTCGAGACCGAGTGGCTCGCCGACACCCTCGGGGACAGCCGGGCCGAACGCGAGGCGGCGATCCGTCTCCTCGCGGTGCAGCCGACCGAAGACGACCGCTGGCTCGGAACCGACCTCGCGTTCGCAGGGGGACAGCTGTCTATCTACGGCGTCGACTCGCTGTTCCGACTCGTGCGGACTGACCCTGCACCGCTGTTGCACCACCTCGACCGGGGAGAGATCGAGGACACAGAGCTGCTGGTACAGGCACTGCTCGTCGTCGGTCACGCAAAGACGACGACGGGCGATCCGCCGATGGAGGGAGTGGTGCGCCTGCTGGACCACGACAGTGCCCCAGTTCGGGCGGAGGCGTGCCGGGCGCTGGGTGGCTACGGCTGGCGCGAGAACATCCGGAACGTGGTGGACGTGGGTGCACTGGCGTCGGATCCCGACCCGAAGGTCCGCATCGGGATCTATCGGACGCTCGTCGAGTGGAGGGACCGCGACGCGGTGGACCAGCTTGTGGAAGCGGCCCAGCGGGAGACCGATCCGCGGGCGAAGCTTACCGCGCTCCGGGGGCTCGGCGATGAGGCGGCATGGGTGCTCGAGACGGACCTCGATCGCAAGTCGGCCGCCAGATTGCAGCCGTGGATCGATGTCGAGGGAACCCTGCAGCCGCGGCGGGACACAGTACTCTAA
- a CDS encoding glycosyltransferase family 2 protein, whose product MLRELFATLLVSSALVVLVLYIVINGYYLLIHVLSLFQLRDEYRTRQSDPAYGTYESPFLPGIAVIVPAYNEEATIVDSVRSLLDQSYPERSVIVVNDGSEDATLDRLREAYDLEKIHDRAPWDLPCEQVHGVYHSVSVDDLLVIDKENGGKSDALNAGIGLTEQPLFCSIDADSLIDRDGLWHVVRPFLAHPSETVASGGVVRVANDCEIEGGQVLEANVSERSLIGLQEIEYLRAFYSGRLGLDRLRSLLVISGTFGLFETEAVREIDGYATDIVTEDLDLVVRLHRQMLENDRPYRVEFVPEPVVWTQVPETLADLSTQRRRWYRGLLEVFARNRDMIGNPNYGVVGTVAMPLYLLSEGIGPLIETYGYVVVPVAFALGMVNLEFFAFFLLVIVGFGVFLSWFGVFSEVWSYRRYDDPREIAILLGNAVIENVGYRQWKAFVSTRGFLEFLRNDTSWGAIERQSFSDETAEPNPNVEPDVDADIDVEG is encoded by the coding sequence ATGCTCCGTGAACTCTTCGCGACACTGCTCGTCTCCTCGGCGCTCGTGGTTCTCGTTTTGTACATCGTGATCAACGGCTACTACTTGCTGATACACGTGCTGTCACTCTTCCAGCTCCGCGACGAATACCGAACGCGGCAGTCGGACCCCGCGTACGGTACGTACGAGAGTCCGTTCTTGCCGGGGATTGCAGTGATCGTCCCGGCGTACAACGAGGAGGCGACCATCGTCGACAGCGTCCGGTCGCTCCTGGATCAAAGCTACCCCGAGCGAAGCGTGATCGTCGTCAACGACGGCTCCGAGGACGCCACACTCGATCGTCTCCGGGAGGCGTACGACCTCGAGAAGATCCACGACCGGGCACCCTGGGACCTGCCCTGTGAGCAAGTCCACGGGGTGTATCACTCGGTGAGCGTCGACGATCTCCTGGTGATCGACAAGGAGAACGGCGGGAAAAGCGACGCCTTGAACGCCGGGATCGGGCTCACGGAGCAACCGCTGTTCTGTTCGATCGACGCCGACTCGCTGATCGACAGGGACGGGCTCTGGCACGTCGTGCGGCCGTTCCTGGCACACCCATCCGAAACCGTGGCGTCGGGCGGGGTCGTCCGGGTGGCAAACGACTGCGAGATCGAGGGCGGGCAAGTGCTCGAGGCGAACGTCTCGGAACGGTCGCTGATCGGGCTCCAGGAGATCGAGTATCTCCGGGCGTTTTACTCCGGCCGGCTCGGACTCGACCGGCTCCGGAGCCTGCTGGTCATTTCGGGGACGTTCGGCCTGTTCGAAACCGAGGCGGTGCGGGAGATCGACGGCTACGCCACCGACATCGTCACCGAGGACCTGGATCTGGTGGTGCGGCTCCACCGACAGATGCTCGAGAACGATCGGCCGTATCGGGTCGAGTTCGTCCCGGAACCGGTGGTCTGGACCCAGGTGCCGGAGACGCTTGCGGATCTGAGCACACAGCGCCGACGGTGGTACCGCGGACTGCTGGAGGTGTTCGCGCGGAACCGCGACATGATCGGCAACCCCAACTACGGCGTCGTCGGGACGGTGGCGATGCCACTGTACCTGCTTTCGGAGGGAATCGGGCCGCTGATCGAAACGTACGGCTACGTTGTGGTGCCGGTCGCGTTCGCGCTGGGGATGGTGAACCTCGAGTTCTTCGCTTTCTTCCTGCTTGTGATCGTCGGCTTCGGGGTGTTCCTGTCGTGGTTCGGCGTCTTCAGCGAGGTGTGGAGCTACCGGCGGTACGACGACCCGCGCGAGATTGCGATCCTCCTGGGGAACGCTGTGATCGAGAACGTGGGCTACCGACAGTGGAAGGCGTTCGTCTCCACGAGGGGTTTTCTGGAGTTCCTCCGGAACGACACCTCCTGGGGGGCGATCGAGCGGCAGTCGTTTTCAGACGAGACGGCGGAACCGAACCCGAACGTGGAGCCTGACGTGGATGCCGACATTGATGTCGAGGGATGA
- a CDS encoding ATP-binding protein, translated as MNDPALDVVEFVLTAHCYTENRQLEESDLPPRFRQVFWSDGEIERPLRPTEATTKTATGVERPWEAISDLLFTGREEFSGELQLTQSEMALEWFLERTDPERLRTNPTLAFAAEAFLEGEAPADVDPEVAEITHEQAQENVRPIQADRVWIDSLLEEYFDEEEDAEMLDLVTIKAPEEIETTLSDLVLTEDQEDEIAKLVQAIEHRDYLASIGLREIGKLLFVGPPGTGKTTISRALAHELGLPFVEVKLSMITSQYLGETAKNVEKTFEVAKRLSPCILFIDEFDSVAKTRRSDEHAALKRAVNTLLKSIDEVSLIRDEVLLIGATNHPDQLDAAAWRRFDEIVNFPRPDEGMRADILRVITREMEIASFDPAEVAARTEGLTGSDLRMVMREAVLEALVEGRRELTQDDVLAAVEDFEERDNLKNMDMIEGEGAAITGASGGSAGGKGHGDDHDHDHDHDHDHDTANGEGPDSKMSAEQRQDPAQH; from the coding sequence ATGAACGACCCCGCTCTCGACGTGGTCGAGTTTGTGTTGACGGCTCACTGTTACACCGAAAACCGTCAACTCGAGGAGAGCGACCTGCCGCCGCGGTTCCGCCAGGTGTTCTGGTCGGACGGCGAGATCGAACGGCCGCTCCGACCGACGGAAGCAACGACAAAGACCGCAACCGGCGTCGAGCGCCCCTGGGAGGCGATCTCGGATCTGCTGTTTACCGGCCGCGAGGAGTTCTCCGGCGAGTTACAGCTCACCCAGTCGGAGATGGCACTCGAGTGGTTCCTCGAGCGCACTGACCCCGAGCGTCTCCGGACGAACCCGACGCTCGCGTTCGCGGCCGAAGCGTTCCTGGAGGGGGAAGCGCCGGCGGACGTCGACCCCGAGGTCGCCGAGATCACCCACGAACAGGCCCAGGAGAACGTCCGGCCGATCCAGGCCGACCGGGTGTGGATCGACTCGCTGCTCGAGGAGTACTTCGACGAGGAGGAGGACGCCGAGATGCTCGATCTGGTCACTATCAAGGCGCCCGAGGAGATCGAAACCACGCTCTCGGATCTGGTGTTGACTGAAGACCAGGAAGACGAGATCGCAAAGCTGGTGCAGGCGATCGAACACCGCGATTACCTCGCCTCGATCGGGCTGCGAGAGATCGGCAAACTGCTGTTTGTCGGCCCACCCGGAACCGGAAAGACGACGATTTCCAGGGCACTGGCCCACGAACTCGGCCTGCCGTTCGTCGAGGTCAAGCTCTCGATGATCACCTCCCAGTACCTCGGCGAGACCGCCAAGAACGTCGAGAAGACCTTCGAGGTCGCGAAGCGACTCTCCCCGTGTATCCTCTTCATCGACGAGTTCGACTCCGTGGCGAAAACCCGGCGCAGCGACGAACACGCTGCCCTCAAACGGGCCGTGAACACCCTGCTCAAAAGCATCGACGAGGTGTCGCTGATCCGCGACGAGGTGCTTTTGATCGGCGCCACCAACCACCCCGACCAGCTGGACGCCGCCGCCTGGCGCCGGTTCGACGAGATTGTCAACTTCCCGCGGCCCGACGAGGGGATGCGTGCGGACATTCTCCGGGTGATCACCCGCGAGATGGAGATCGCCTCCTTCGATCCCGCGGAGGTCGCCGCCCGGACCGAAGGCCTCACCGGCTCGGACCTCCGGATGGTGATGCGGGAGGCCGTCCTCGAGGCGCTCGTGGAGGGACGCCGCGAACTCACTCAGGACGACGTCCTCGCGGCCGTCGAGGACTTCGAGGAGCGCGACAACCTCAAGAACATGGACATGATCGAGGGCGAGGGGGCCGCGATCACCGGCGCCTCGGGCGGTTCAGCTGGCGGGAAGGGTCACGGTGACGACCACGACCACGATCACGACCACGACCACGACCACGATACGGCGAACGGAGAGGGTCCCGATTCGAAGATGTCGGCCGAGCAGCGGCAGGATCCGGCGCAGCACTGA